From Acanthopagrus latus isolate v.2019 chromosome 22, fAcaLat1.1, whole genome shotgun sequence, the proteins below share one genomic window:
- the si:ch211-243j20.2 gene encoding uridine-cytidine kinase-like 1 isoform X3 — protein MKEWTQTDPCRGPTGQRCDFLESVGKFTLPPPRPHRQQRPHCGEKSLDGSGDDSLDSLSEHVPRCPLTPSLSPQKRTTSQSKTEPPLLRTNKRTIYTAGRPPWYNVTGTTFKEAFVIGLCGGSASGKTTVANKIIEALDVPWVVLLSMDSFYKVLSKEEQELAAKNEYNFDHPDAFDFELLVNVLRKLKKGKSIKVPVYDFTSHSRRKEWKTVYGANVVIFEGILAFANKELLKLLDMKVFVDTDSDIRLIRRLKRDISQRGRDISGIIKQYNKFVKPAFEQYIEPTVQAADIVVPRGGENFVALDLIVQHVHSQLEKREITVRSALASAHQGQPLPKTLSVMESTPQVRGMHTIIRNKETNRDEFIFYSKRLMRLLIEHALSFLPLKPVSVETPQGGVYEGKRLNDHRCFHPESRRDDGAGSDGCVQRHQTGKDPHPDQPRHRGTRAPLPSSAQRHHRRLCHPDG, from the exons ATGAAGGAATGGACACAGACAGATCCATGTCGAGGTCCGACAG GGCAGCGATGTGATTTCCTGGAGAGTGTTGGAAAGTTCACCCTTCCTCCCCCTCGACCACACCGACAGCAGAGACCTCACTGTGGAGAGAAAAGCTTAGA TGGGAGTGGGGATGACTCCTTGGATAGCCTCTCAGAACATGTCCCTCGATGCCCTTTGACCCCATCTTTATCACCACAAAAACGGACCACAAGCCAGTCGAAGACAGAGCCTCCGCTGCTGAGGACAAACAAACGGACCATCTACACCGCCGGCAGACCTCCCTGGTACAATGTCACTGGGACCACTTTCAAAGAGGCATTTGTCATTG GTCTGTGTGGAGGAAGTGCCTCTGGTAAAACCACAGTTGCCAATAAGATCATTGAAGCACTGGACGTTCCCTGGGTGGTTCTGCTCTCCATGGACTCTTTCTACAAG gtGTTGAgtaaagaggagcaggagcttgCAGCTAAGAATGAGTATAACTTTGACCACCCTGATGCCTTTGACTTTGAGCTGCTGGTCAACGTCCTGAGGAAgctgaagaaaggaaaaagcatCAAAGTCCCAGTTTACGACTTTACATCTCACAGCAGGCGCAAAGAATGG AAAACGGTGTACGGGGCCAATGTTGTCATCTTTGAGGGCATCTTGGCGTTCGCCAACAAGGAACTGCTGAAG CTTCTAGACATGAAAGTGTTTGTGGACACAGATTCTGACATCCGCTTGATACGGAGGCTGAAGAGGGACATTTCACAGCGTGGACGAGACATCAGTGGCATCATCAAACAGTACAATAAGTTCGTAAAGCCGGCGTTCGAGCAGTACATCGAGCCTACGGTGCAGGCAGCTGACATCGTGGTGCCTAGAG gtggAGAAAACTTTGTCGCCCTTGATTTGATTGTTCAGCATGTTCATAGCCAGCTGGAGAAG CGTGAGATCACTGTGAG ATCGGCTCTGGCCTCAGCTCACCAGGGGCAGCCTTTACCCAAAACCCTCAGTGTGATGGAGAGCACACCGCAGGTCCGCGGCATGCACACAATCATCAG gaaCAAGGAGACGAACAGGGATGAGTTTATCTTCTACTCCAAGAGATTAATGAGGCTCCTGATAGAACACGCCCTCTCCTTCCTGCCTCTCAAG ccgGTGTCTGTTGAGACACCTCAAGGTGGCGTCTATGAAGGGAAAAGACTGAATG ATCACAGGTGTTTCCATCCTGAGAGCAGGAGAGACGATGGAGCAGGCTCTGATGGCTGTGTGCAAAGACATCAGACTGGGAAAGATCCTCATCCAGACCAACCACGACACAGGGGAACCAGAG